The Quercus robur chromosome 7, dhQueRobu3.1, whole genome shotgun sequence genome has a segment encoding these proteins:
- the LOC126691917 gene encoding glycine-rich RNA-binding protein RZ1C-like: protein MAGRDENRIFVGGLAWETTEKQLEDAFTRYGKILESLVMVDRDTGRPRGFGFITFADRRAMDEAIRDMDGRELDGQVISVNKAKPKLGGQGPGYDYDRDHVSGGRDSYRGGDRSAGRTDCFKCGRPGHFARECPSDNGGRGGRVSSHSSFGGAGGHGDRFGADRFDDRYDGGRYGDRDRIDSRDDRYGNRDRYSHERYPPGGDRFAGERYMDRAPQNGYGKDKGYDRDGGLRGVGDRYGSGRPGRFDRGSYRDRLGPYDRPRGSGRPAYDRY from the exons ATGGCTGGGAGAGACGAGAATCGCATATTCGTAGGAGGGTTAGCGTGGGAGACCACTGAGAAACAGCTTGAAGATGCTTTTACTCGCTACGGCAAAATTCTTGAATCTTTG GTCATGGTGGACAGGGATACTGGTCGTCCTCGTGGATTTGGATTCATTACCTTTGCTGATCGTCGAGCTATGGATGAAGCTATTAGGGATATGGACGGCCGGGAGTTAGATGGTCAGGTCATCTCTGTTAACAAGGCTAAACCAAAATTGGGTGGCCAAGGTCCAGGTTATGACTATGATAGGGACCATGTGTCTGGTGGTAGGGACAGTTACAGGGGTGGAGACAGATCTGCAGGGCGTACTGATTGCTTCAAGTGTGGCCGTCCAGGACATTTTGCCCGTGAATGTCCTTCAGATAATGGTGGTAGAGGTGGTCGGGTCTCGTCACATTCAAGCTTTGGTGGAGCTGGAGGCCATGGAGATCGCTTTGGGGCAGACCGGTTTGATGACCGTTATGATGGGGGGCGCTATGGAGACAGGGACCGTATCGATAGCAGAGATGACAGGTACGGGAACCGTGATCGATATAGCCATGAAAGATACCCACCTGGTGGTGATCGCTTTGCAGGTGAGAGGTATATGGATCGGGCACCTCAAAATGGGTATGGCAAAGACAAAGGTTATGACAGGGATGGAGGCCTAAGAGGTGTTGGTGACAGGTATGGAAGTGGACGTCCAGGCCGTTTTGACAGGGGAAGCTATAGGGACAGGCTTGGTCCTTATGATCGCCCTAGAGGGAGTGGTCGTCCAGCTTACGATCGTTACTGA
- the LOC126691918 gene encoding uncharacterized protein LOC126691918 yields the protein MVAAEFGGGGGGWRAMKSFALHVILGRWFMVFASLLIMSVSGSTYIFGVYSNDIKSSLGYDQTSLNLISFFKDTGGNLGILSGLINEISPPWVVLLIGAILNLFGYLMIWLSVTGHTAKPHLWQMCLYIFIGANSQSFANTGALVTCVMTFPESRGSVIGLLKGLVGLSGAIMTQLYHALYGDNSKALILLIAWVPAAVSFVFLRTVRIIKTARQSNELKVFYNFLYISLGLAGFLMTLIIIQNKLRFNRIEYAGSACVVVILLFLPLVIVMKEESKLWRRKEHLINDPVQVKVVAEKPQVLEQPVLPPIEAQSSERKSDSCFSNIFRPPDRGEDYTILQALFSIDMLILFVATTCGVGGTLTAIDNLGQIGKSLGYPAHSISTFVSLVSIWNYLGRALTGFASEFFLVKYRFPRPLLLTFVLLFSCVGHLLIAFPVPYSLYFASVIIGFCFGAQWPLIFAIISEVFGLKYYSTLYNFGAFASPVGSYILNVRVAGSLYDKEALKQMEALGVKREDGKELICTGAHCYRMAFIIITAAALFGFLVSILLVLRTFKFYKGDIYKKFREESEAAASEMASKGNDIVPMREREGGASFVASANASSFSTTTNTNTNTNHH from the coding sequence atggtgGCTGCTGAGTTCggaggtggtggtgggggtTGGAGGGCCATGAAGAGCTTCGCCTTGCACGTGATCCTTGGTAGATGGTTCATGGTCTTTGCATCGTTGTTAATCATGTCTGTCTCAGGTTCAACATACATATTTGGTGTATACTCCAACGACATAAAATCATCCTTAGGCTATGACCAAACATCGCTCAATTTGATCAGCTTCTTCAAGGACACGGGTGGAAACCTTGGAATCCTATCTGGGCTTATCAACGAGATCTCACCCCCATGGGTTGTCCTCTTAATTGGGGCAATCTTGAACTTATTTGGGTACCTCATGATATGGCTCAGTGTCACAGGTCATACTGCCAAGCCCCACTTATGGCAaatgtgtctatatatattcaTCGGTGCAAACTCACAGTCATTTGCAAATACTGGAGCTTTAGTCACTTGTGTTATGACCTTCCCAGAAAGCCGAGGCAGTGTTATAGGCCTTCTGAAGGGTCTTGTTGGTCTAAGTGGTGCTATTATGACACAACTCTACCATGCTCTCTATGGGGATAACTCAAAGGCTCTGATTTTGCTAATTGCTTGGGTTCCGGCAGCTGTGTCCTTTGTCTTTCTACGAACAGTTCGGATTATAAAGACAGCTCGGCAATCCAACGAGCTCAAAGTTTTCTACAATTTCCTCTATATTTCACTTGGCCTTGCCGGGTTTCTCATGACTTTGATTATCATACAAAACAAGCTCAGGTTTAATAGAATTGAATATGCTGGAAGTGCTtgtgttgttgttattttactATTTCTCCCACTTGTAATAGTTATGAAAGAAGAATCCAAACTTTGGAGGAGAAAGGAGCACCTCATAAATGATCCTGTACAAGTGAAAGTAGTAGCTGAAAAGCCACAGGTATTGGAGCAACCAGTACTGCCCCCAATTGAAGCACAATCAAGTGAAAGAAAGTCAGATTCTTGCTTCAGCAACATATTCAGGCCCCCAGATAGAGGTGAAGACTACACAATATTACAAGCACTATTCAGCATCGACATGTTAATTTTGTTTGTAGCCACAACTTGTGGTGTCGGTGGGACTTTAACAGCCATTGACAACTTGGGTCAGATTGGTAAGTCACTAGGCTATCCAGCTCACAGCATCTCAACCTTTGTATCACTCGTGAGCATTTGGAATTATCTAGGACGAGCTTTGACTGGTTTTGCTTCTGAATTCTTCTTAGTCAAATACAGATTCCCTCGTCCCCTATTGCTTACATTTGTCCTCCTTTTCTCTTGTGTTGGCCATCTCTTAATCGCCTTTCCAGTCCCATACTCTCTTTACTTTGCTTCAGTGATTATTGGGTTCTGCTTTGGTGCACAATGGCCTTTAATATTCGCTATCATATCTGAGGTCTTCGGCCTCAAGTACTATTCCACTTTGTACAATTTTGGTGCTTTTGCAAGCCCAGTTGGGTCTTACATTCTCAATGTGAGAGTGGCTGGTAGTTTATATGATAAGGAGGCTTTGAAGCAAATGGAAGCTTTAGGTGTCAAAAGAGAGGACGGGAAGGAATTGATATGCACGGGTGCTCACTGTTATAGAATGGCTTTCATTATAATCACCGCTGCAGCGTTGTTTGGGTTCCTTGTTTCTATTCTTTTGGTTCTAAGGACATTCAAGTTTTACAAAGGTGATATCTACAAGAAGTTCAGAGAGGAATCAGAGGCAGCAGCAAGTGAAATGGCTTCCAAGGGAAATGACATAGTTccgatgagagaaagagaaggtgGAGCCAGTTTCGTTGCCTCAGCCAATGCTAGCTCTTTCAGTACaaccaccaacaccaacaccaacaccaaccaTCATTAA
- the LOC126690832 gene encoding uncharacterized protein LOC126690832, with translation MSVGRFPTEPGERESKRARGRVPLIGFTEEDKEGTIQPHDDALVVTLRIGGYDVRRVLVDQGSAVEVMYPDLYKWLNLKQEDLSPYNTPLLSFEGKIVIPKGMIRLPVQTDIEIVEVDFIVVDAYSPYTAIVARPWLHTLGAVSSTLHQKVKEWPGIAWYRPLLDD, from the coding sequence atgtcagtagGTAGGTTCCCGACAGAGCCAGGCGAAAGGGAATCCAAGAGGGCTAGAGGGAGAGTGCCATTAATTGGATTCACGGAAGAGGACAaggagggaactattcagccccATGACGACGCCCTAGTCGTGACactcagaataggaggttatgacgtgaggagggtgttagttgatcagggcAGCGCCGTGGAGGTGATGTACCCGGACCTATATAAATGGCTGAATTTAAAGCAAGAGGACCTGTCGCCATACAACACTCCTCTGCTTAGCTTTGAgggaaaaatcgtcatccctAAGGGCATGATCAGattgcctgtgcaaacagacatAGAAATAGTGGAAGTAGACTTCATTGTGGTGGACGCATACTCACCCTACACGGCTATTGTggcacggccatggcttcacacgctaggggctgtgtcgtctACCCTACACCAGAAGGTGAAGGAATGGCCAGGCATTGCATGGTATCGGCCATTGCTCGACGATTAA
- the LOC126690833 gene encoding uncharacterized protein LOC126690833: MSSPEADEVLYAYIAVADHAVSLVLIREDNGTQRPVYYVSKSLQEAETRADYTGRIAKWGTILSAFDIRYMPRTAIKGQVLADLVAEFAEPTVEGMDVSESPNNDRRLVSTISVQEHDEWRAYIDGAANQKGSGVGLVLISPEGITLEKSLRLGFPATNNEAEYEALLEGMSMIRKLGGKCASIFSDSRLVVGQVSGELEAKDERMQRYLAQAKRLRAHFDDFRLMHIPRSGNTHADSLATLATSSAQPLPRVILVEDLCRPTEEEAKGIRIHNVGEGPSWMDPLVQFLKNDSLPNDKVEADKIRRRAFRFWLSEDSKLYRRSFSGPYLLCVHPGATELILEELHEGICGSHTGGRSLSHRAIMLGYWWPSMHKEALEYVKKCDQCQRFAPNIHQPGGGC; encoded by the exons atgtccagccctgaggcCGACGAGGTACTCTATGCATACATCGCAGTCGCCGATCATGCAGTCAGCCTAGTACTGatccgagaggacaacggcacgcaACGGCCTGTGTACTACGTAAGCAAGTCGCTACAGGAGGCAGAGACCCG CGCCGACTACACTGGGAGAATCGCTAAGTGGGGAACCATCTTAAGCGCCTTTGACATCAGATATATGCCGCGCACCGCCATaaaaggtcaagtcctcgctgatctggtagctgaatttgcggaACCAACCGTGGAAGGGATGGACGTGTCGGAATCACCGAATAATGATAGGAGACTGGTCAGCACGATCTCTGTGCAAGAGCACGATGAGTGGAGAGCATACATTGATGGTGCAGCGAACCAAAAGGGGTCCGGAGTGGGGCTCGTTCTAATCTCTCCCGAAGGTATAACCCTGGAGAAGTCGTTGAGACTGGGATTCCCagcaacgaataacgaagctGAGTATGAAGCACTGCTAGAAGGGATGTCGATGATCCGGAAGCTGGGTGGGAAATGCGCgagcatattctcggattcaagACTCGTAGTGGGGCAAGTAAGCGGGGAGTTGGAGGCGAAAGACGAAAGAATGCAACGGTATCTTGCCCAAGCTAAACGCCTACGCGCCCACTTCGATGACTTCCGTTTGATGCATATACCCAGAAGCGGGAATACTCACGCCGATTCTTTGGCAACACTGGCCACatcctcggctcagccccttccgcgggttatCTTGGTCGAGGACCTCTGTCGCCCCACGGAAGAGGAGGCCAAAGGTATTCGGATACACAATGTCGGCGAGGggccaagctggatggaccctcttgtcCAATTCTTGAAGAATGATTCCTTACCAAACGACAAAGTCGAGGCCGACAAAATCCGGAGGAGAGCTTTtcgattctggttgtccgaggactccaagctCTACAGACGTTCATTCTCggggccatacttgctgtgtgtACACCCAGGCGCAACTGAACTCATTCTGGAGGAGTTGCACGAGGGGATTTGTGGGAGCCACACGGGGGGCCGGTCCCTCTCCCATAGGGCTATAAtgctgggttactggtggccaaGCATGCATAAGGaagctctggaatatgtgaagaagtgtgaccaatgccaacggTTCGCTCCGAATATACATCAGCCCGGTGGG ggatgttga